The genomic segment TTGCTGCTGCTGTTGCTGCCGCTGCTGAGCTACCCTCTGCTGCTCTTCATTACGCTGTTGCGCTTGCCTCTGCTCTTGCGCTCGCTGCTGCGCCTGCTGCTGGGTCGCTCGCTGTTGTTGTTGCTCCTGCCGCTGCTGTTGCTCTCTCTGCTGAGCCTGCTGCTGAACCGCTCTTTGCTGCTCCTGAGTGCGCTGCTGTGCTGCCCGCTGTTGCACCTGCTGCTGTTGCTCACCCTTACGTTGCTCAGCAGCCCGTTGCTGCTCCTGTCGCTGTTGCTGAGCTTTCTGCTGCTCCTGGTGTTGCTGCGCTGCTCGCTGCTGCTGCTGGTTCCGCTGCTCGGCAGCCCGTTGCTGTTCCTCGTTGCGCTGTTGCTCTTGATTGCGCTGTTGCACCGCTCTTTGCTGCTCGTTGTGCTGCTGCGCCGTCCTCTGCTGTTGTTGCTCCTTGTTGCGCTGCTGCTCGGCAGCCCGCTGTTGTTCCTGGTTCCGCTGCTGCGTCGCTCTCTGTTGCTCGTTGTGCTGTTGCGCGGTCCTTTGCTGTTCCTGGTTGCGCTGCTGCACCGCTCTTTGCTGCTGCGTTGCTTTCTGCTGCTCGGCGGCTCGTTGCTGTTCCTGCTCGCGCCGTTGATTGGCAGCATTGGCACCGTTGGGTTCGTTGCCACTCCCTCGCTCCGCTCGGTTGGCAGGCGGATGATACGGCGCTCCCGCCGCCTTGGCCGGCACCACAGCGCGACCGCGGAACTCCGCCGGACGGGCCGTTGCCGCTATCGGCGGCCTTCCCTGATTCCTCGAAGCTCTGAACTCGGGATTGGACCGTGCCATCGTGCGGTTCTGAATCTGCGGCTGCGCCGGAGGGAAGTGCCGCTCATGCATTACGCGTTCTTCCTGCGGAGTGGCGCGCATCATAACGCCGCCCTGGCCGCCGTTGTAGCTCACGCGGTTCTCGGTGCGGTTCACGATGACGGTCCTGTCCTCGTACACGTTGCGGACGTTCGTCACATTCACGTTCGTCACCGCGCGGTTGTAGTAGAAATGATCGTTTTCCCATCTGCCGCCTTCGTATCCACGGCCAGAGTACCCGTATCCATAATCGATGCCACCGTAGTAGCCGACCTCGTTTGCCCAATAGCCATCGTGGAACCGATAACCGTCGTTATCCCAGCCCCACCATGCGGGGGTCCACAAGAGGCCTCGCTGGGGCGCCATCACCCAGGTTCCGGGAACCCAGTAGTAGTCCTCGATGTCGGAGTCATAGGCCCAGTATCCAGGCACCCACATATAGCCCTCTCCGGGGCACGCGGGCTGCTCGTAAACGGGTAGCGCGGGAGGCGCGAAACTGACGCTGATCGAGAGCTGCGCTGCTGCGGGTCGCCACAGAAGCAATCCCAGCATCGCGCAAAACGTGATCCGTAGAATACTTTTCATAAATCGTTCCTTCTCGGGGAAATAATCAAGCCGGAATAAATCGGAACGATGAAGTATTTGGGGGCCCGCTCGCCCTATGGGATCAGCGCCGCCTCGCGAGCTGTCGCGGCATTAAGCTTCGATGGAGGAGCCGCGTAATGGAGTTGCCGCTTAGTCATTTTCGCCGTGCTCCAACGAATCCCTCGGCGCGTAATTCCATCTCATAGCAATGAGTTATCTGGTGCCGGCCCGGCGCGAAAGCCGCCGCTTCCTGAACCCTGTGCCTACGGAGGTAGGCGGCCTTTCCGTCATGTTCAAGATCGGCCCGGAGTTCTTTCTCGGCTCGAAAGCGCGCTCGCCAAAGCACCAGCTCGGCCCATTCAAGACTGATCCACGCATCTTCGACGAACTCACTCGCACCGGCCTGCGCGTCACCTGGTTCGGGCACGCGTCTTCACTGGTTGAACTCGATGGCATCCGCATCCTCATCGACCCCGTATGGGAAGAGCGCGCTTCACCAACAACCTGGTCCGGCCCAAAGCGATTCTTCGCGCCAACGCTGCCGCTTGAGCAGCTCCCGCCCATCGACGTAGTGCTGATCTCTCACGATCACTACGACCACCTCGGCGCCGGGACCATGCGCACGCTCGCGAACCTGCCTGCCACGCGCAGCGCACGCTGGATCGCCCCGCTCGGCGTCGGTTCCATCCTCGAAGAAATGGGCCTCGATCGCGCCCGCTGCAGGGAACTCGACTGGATGGACACCGTGCATGCGGGCCCCATCGCCATTACAGCTCTGCCCGCGCGCCACTTCTCCGGCCGCAGCCTCTTCAACCGAATGCAGACCCTCTGGGCCTCGTTCGCGCTCATCGGCCCCACCCGCCGTGTCTACTACGGAGCCGATTCCGGCGAGTGGTCCGGCTTCGAGGAGATCGGCGCGCGCTTCGGCCCCTTCGATCTCACGATGCTCGAGATCGGCGCGTCCAATCCGCTCTGGGCGCAGATCCACATGGGGCCCGAAGGCGCCGTGCGCAGCTTTCGCGCGCTCGGCAGCAGCGGACTGCTGATGCCCATTCACTGGGGCCTGTTTGACCTCGCCCTGCACCACTGGCGCCAGCCGATTGAATACATGTTTGCAGTGGAAAACCTGAAGCTGTGGTCGCCCGCACCCGGCCAACCAGCAGAGGTAATCAAGGGCGATGAACTCCGCTCTAACTGGTGGAAGCCAGAAGCCAGTAGCCCGTAGCTGGAAGTCGGTAGCGGTAGGGCTAAGGCTGCAGGCTATAAGCTACCGGCTGTTCTTCTCTATTTTGCCGCCAGAGCCCCCACCATCGACTCGAAGATCTTCCATCCATCCGCCGAGCCCAGCAGCGACTCGCTCGACCGGTCCGGATGCGGCATCATGCCCAGCACATTGCGGCCTTCATTGAGAATGCCGGCGATGTTGCCGAGCGACCCGTTCGGATTCGCCTCGGGCGTGATCTCGCCCTCGGGCGTCGCATACCGAAACGCAATCCGATCCTCCGCCTCAAGCCGGCGCAGTTCCTCAGGCGTGCAGAAGTAGTTGCCTTCCATGTGCCCGATGGGAATCTGCAGCACCTCGCCCTTCTGCAGCGTACCGGTGAACGCGCTGTTCGTCGTCTCGGTGCGCAGGTGCACCTGCTTGCAGATGTACTTCAGCCCGGCGTTGCGCATCAGCGCGCCCGGCAGCAGTCCGGCTTCGGTCAGAATCTGGAACCCGTTGCAGATGCCCAGCACCAGCCCGCCCTTGGCCGCGAACTTCTTCACCGACTCCATCACCGGCGAAAAGCGCGCAATCGCACCCGTCCGCAGGTAGTCGCCATAGGCAAAGCCGCCCGGCACCAGGATCGCGTCCACACCCTGCAAATCCGGCGAATCGTGCCACAAGAACGTGACCGGCTTATGCGCGATGCTCTCGATCACGTTGTAGGTATCGTGATCGCAGTTCGAACCCGGAAAGACCGTAACGCCGAATTTCATACCTTTAGGTTATCAGGATCGATGCCGCGATCTAAAGTTGGCCGATCAGGTCTTCCAGCAACATTGATCGCGCTCGCGCCACCTCAGACACGATGCCGTGCAGCGTGCCTTTCTTGAGTGGATCATGATTGGGCACCGAGACGGAGTGCTGCGGAGGCCCATCGTGACGAAGCCGGATATGACTGCCTCTTTGGCGGAGTACCTGGTATCCGAGGTGCTCGAGAACGCGAATCAGCCGTGAAGCCGAAACGTCCCCTGGTAATTTCATGCTGCCTCAAGAGGGACCAGTTCGTCCTTGATGAAGTGTAGTTGGACGATCTTCGGCTTTACGTCCTCATCTTCAAAATGCAGTGCAGTGACCTCGCGGACGTTGTCGCGCAGCTCGTCCCAGGTTTCAGCTTCAGTGAAGATGGCGTAGCCCAGCGCACGGGCCGTATAACCGCCTTCTTCCGCCTCGCGAACTTCGAAAATCACTTCCATGGCCATAGGATACGCGATTGCAAAAAGATCGCTCGACTATTCCATCAGCTTCCGCAGCGCCGCCGCATAATCATGCGGCAGATGCTGCTTCTGCATATTCTCGTCGCAGACCACGTGCGTAGTCTCGCCCTCAGCCAGCAGATGCGCGTGTTTGTCGTCCGCGTTCTTGCGCAGGATGCGATAGGCAAACTTCAGCACGGCTCCGCGCAGCAGTTCGGGGCGTGTCTCGATCAGAATTTCGTCGTCATACCGCGCGGGCGATCTGTAACGGCAGTTGGACTCTACCACCGGAAGGATCAGCTTGTGATCCTTCTCCATCTGGCTGTAGGCCAGGCCAAGCGAGCGCAGCAGCTCCACGCGGCCAATCTCGAACCACACCAGGTAATTGGCATAGTAGACAATGCCCATCTGGTCGGTTTCGGCGTAACGTACGCGAACGTGTGAGGTAACAGGCATAAGAGCAGGCAGTAGGGAGTAGCAAATAGGGAGCAGGGGTTTTCTAATCCCTATTCCCTAATGCCTAATCCCTGTCTTTCACGGGTGTACGTGATTAAACCACGGCAGTTTCGTCACGTCGTTGAAGATCACGAAAGCGAAGAACACTACCAGAACCACAAACGCAGCCTGGTAGATGCGTTCTTTCACGGCCATGCTGATGTCGTGGCGCAGCACGCTCTCAATCAGCAGCAGCAGAATCAGCCCGCCATCGAGAATGGGGAAGGGCATCAGGTTCAAAATGCCGAGATTGATGCTGATGGCCGCGGCCGTATAGAACTTCGGGAACCAGATGTCGGTCTCTGCGGCCTGGCCCGCCATGCGCGCAATGCCCACCGGCCCTGAGAGCTGCGACATCGCCACCTTGCGCGTGAACAGCCGCCCCAGCACTTCCACAATCAGCGTCGAGTTGTACTCGCAGAAGCTCTTCGACTTCGCCACTGCCACGCGAATCGGAACGGGCTGGCGGCGCATCGGCGGATTCACCGCCGCAAACCCCAGCCTCCAATTCGAATCAGGCTGCTTCTCCGGCGTAGCATTCAGCGTTATGTGCTGTCCGTTCCGCACCACTTCCAGCGCCATCGTCTTGCCCGCGTAGGCCTTCATATAGGCCAGCAGCGTGCCGACATAGTGGAACGGGTTGCCGTCCACCGATACGATCTGGTCGCCCGCCTTCAGCCCGGCCTTCTCCGCGGGAGTGCCCGGCTGGACCTCCTGCACCTGGATCGGCCCCTTCATCACCTGCGGCTCAATGCCGGCGTCGCTGAGGTCAACCGCGTACTCGCCCTTGGGCAGCGATGGAATCTGCAGTGAAAGATTGATCGGCGTGCCGTTGCGGTCCACCGTTACGGGAACAGTCTGGTTCACGTTCAACTGCGACTGGTTATCCACCTGGATCCAGTCAGGATTCTTCACGCCGTCGAAGCTCGTAATCAAGTCGCCGGTCTGGAAGCCGGCATGCGCCGCGCTTGAGTCGGGCGCAACCCACTCGATGTTCGCCGTCGTCACCTGGTGCTGCGGAACTTCGTTGATGAATCCGTAATAGAACACCATCAGCACGAAAGCCAAAATGAAGTTGGCCACCGGGCCTGCCACGCCGATCAGCATGCGCTGCCAGCGCGGATGATTGGTGAACGATCCGGGGTCGTAGTCAGGTCGGCTCGTATCCGGCGCATCGCCTGCCTGAATCTGGTCCGGCGTCTCTCCCGTCATCTTCACGTAGCCGCCCAGAGGCAGCAGGCAGACCTTGTAGTCGGTGTCGCCTCTCTTGATGCCGAACAGCCGCGGCCCAAAGCCGATGGAGAACGCCTCAACCCGCACGCCGCACAGCTTGGCAACGGCGAAATGTCCGAATTCATGGACCACCACCATGATCCCGATCAGGACAATGAAAGCGAAAACGGCGACTACAACTGTATGAAGATCCTGCATAGAAGAAAAACGTATCCTTTGGCGCCCCGGGAGGTTAGTTCAACAGCGCACGAGCTCTTTCCCGTGCCTGCCGGTCTTCGGCCAGGACCTCGGCAATGGTCGCCGGGTGCGTCTCCGGGGTGTCAGCGAGCACTCTTGCAATTGTATCTGCTATCCCGGTAAATGGGATGCGGCGGTCCAGGAAGGCCTCCACCGCAACCTCATCGGCGGCGTTCAGCGCGATGCAGTGCGCCCCGCCTTTTTCCGCGGCCTCAAACGCAAGCCGCAGGCAAGGGAACCGTTCAAAATCCGGCGGATCGAAGTCCAGGTGCCGCAGTGCCGCCAGATCGAACGTCAGGTTCGACGCCGGCCGCTCCGGATACGCCAGCGCGTACAGAATCGGCAGGCGCATGTCGGTCACCGAAATCTGCGCCAAAATCGACCCATCCACATACTCCACCAGCGAGTGCACCGTCGATTGCGGATGCACCGTGACGCGAACTTGGCTCGGAGGTACATCGAACAGCCTGCAGGCCTCGATCACCTCGAGCCCCTTGTTCAGCATCGTGGCGGAATCGATCGTGATCCGGCGTCCCATCACCCACGTTGGATGCTTCAGGGCCTGCTCCGGCGAAATGGACGCGAACGCCTCAATCGGAGTCTGCCGGAACGGCCCGCCCGAAGCCGTCAGCCAGATGTACCTCACTTCCTTGTGCTCGCCCACCCGCATGCACTGGTGCACCGCGTTGTGCTCGCTGTCGATCGGCAGAATCGGCACGTTCCCCGCCCGCGCAGCCGCCGTCAGGATCTCCCCGGCGGCAACCATGCACTCCTTATTGGCGAGCCCCACTGGCTTTCCGGCCAGGATCGCCGCGTGCGTCGCCTCCAGGCCGGCTACGCCGACGATAGCGGAAACCACAAAATCGGCGTCAGCATGCGTAGAGCAGGCGACCGTCCCTTCCGTGCCGTGTGCCACGTCAATGCCCGAAGCCCCCGCCTCGCGCAGCCGCGCCGCTAGCTGGTCCGCCAGCTCAGCGGTCGCCACTGAGACCACCTTCGGCCGCCAGTGCACCGCCTGCGCAAGCGCCTCATCGACGTTACGGCCTGCCGCCAGCGCCGTCACGCTGTAGCGCTCGGGAAACTGCTCAACGATGGAGAGCGTGCTTTGTCCAATGGAGCCGGTCGAGCCGAGAATCGCGAGTCGTTTCAATGCTTTGTTCGCTTCCAATCCGAGAAAGTGCTTCCCTCCATGATAAGGGCAGTCGCTGCGATCTGACCGCGGTCGGACCTCGGCGACTGCCGCTGCGCTGAACGGCGGCGGGCGCCCGTGCGCGTACACGGGCGCCGGGCTCTCTGTGTTGCTTTAGATCGCCTTTAGTTCCGCCACCGCATCCAGATACAGCGGAATTTCTTTGTTTAGATGATGTGCCGCATTCAGCACGACTTTGTGCGCGACCCCGAGCCGCGAATTCGCCCAGCCCAGCGGATCGAGCGCGCCGATAATCTGGACCTGCTTCTTGCCCACTTTGGGCAGAGCGCAAATGGCGCTAAGCAAAACGATCGTTACCTGATCCAGTTGCGTGATCGGAGCCTTCTCACAGAAGAGCTCGCCCAGTGCACCGCTGAGGACCATGTTGCCTTTACTGTGTCCAACCAGAAATTCCAGGTGCGGCAATCGCCCGTCACGCAGCAGAGCTTTCACTGATTGAATCGTTGGTCCGCCCCCAAGCGAGTCCACCGTCTCAATCATGGGCAGCAGACCGAGTCCGGCGACCAGCGAGGACAACCCGCGCCGGGTATTCTCCAGCGCGAACTCGAGCTGGTTGGTCTCGCGGAAATACAGCGCTCCACCCACGGCTTCGTTGAGCAGCTCACGGAGGCCGTATCCTGCAACCACCCCCGCAACCGGGATACCCCTGGCGATACAAACGTCCCGTGCAAGACCCACAGCTCCAAGAACGGAGCTGCCGACACCCGGTACACAAAGCCCTCGAACTTCTTCGCGCGCTCTCTCTCCGTCGTCCTTGCTCGGCGAAAGGAACTCGTAGACATCGGCAAAGAACTTCGGGTCTTTGCCTGGAGCCACGTAGACGATCGATCCCGCGATCACTGTCCCGGCCCGTTTTGCCCAGGCGTGAACGGCCTGTGCGTCCGTTTTGCTCACGTTGTAGAAATACTCGTCCGCCAGCTCGTTGAATGGGTACACCGAGGATTGAACGAGGTGCTTGAGAGTTTGCGTCCTCAATCCCGGCGGAGGAACGGACGGCTGTCCGTTCTGCGTTGGATCGGGCGGAGACGTAGATGGAAACGAAGGAGGATGGATGACTGATGCCATGATGGTCCCTCCATGTTGCGTTGTAGCCGCACCGCTTGCCGGTGCAGCCGGTTGCAAGCGCTGTGGCTTGCCGGAGGCGACGAGTGATGTGGAGACATTCTAAGCCCGAATTCGTGCGCGAATGCCCTTGAGCACAAGCGCCCGTGACGGCGGACACATCGGCCAGGTCATTTCCTGGTGCGCCAACCTCGTTGTTTAAAACGAATGGTGAATGAGCTGGACGTACCACAGTGTCGGCGCAGCCAGCAGCAGCGCATCGATGCGATCCAGCACGCCGCCGTGTCCCGGCAGAATCGTCCCTGAATCCTTCACGCCAGCCGAGCGCTTGAGCGCCGACTCAGCAAGATCGCCCACCTGCGCCACCACGTTCAGGAATGCCGACAGCACCAGCCAGTACCAAACCGGATCCTCAGAGAACGACAGCGCCATCGTGTTGAAGTGCGTACTCAGGTAGTCTGCCAGCGCGAGCAACAGGCCAGTCACAGCCACGCTGCCCACCACAGATGCCACCGCGCCCTCCCACGACTTGTTGGGGCTGATCGAAGGCGCCAGCTTGTGCCGTCCCCATGCACGCCCCACGTAAAGGGCAGTCGTATCTCCCGCCCAAACTGCGCAGAACAGAAACACCAGCAACGACGGCCCATTCGACTGCTGCTTCAACGCCGGCAAAGACACCAGCGTAAGACCCGTGTAGAGCAGCCCAAACACTGAGCTTGATGCGTCCGGCAGCACCCGGTTGATAGGGCTCAGGAACGTGCACCACAACAGCAGAAACAGCGACAGTATCCCGAGGGTAGGAGCCACCTGGTCCGGCCATCGATACGAAGCTACGAACAACGCCACAATGGCCACGCCCACAACGAGGCGCGGCGGATCGGCCCCGAGCTCCTTGGCCAGCCCCAGATATTCCCACCCGGCCAGCGCGGCCACAACCGCAGTGGCGGCCACAAAAAGCCATTGCCAGTGCGGCGGCAAAAACACAATCACGAAAACAATGGGGATAAGGACGGCGGCCGTGATAACTCGTTTCATTCTTGCGTTTGAGAATACAGCACCGGGGCAGGGCATTCGCCGCGGCTCACGGGCGCCTCAACCTCTGCCGAGTCTTGGGTCAAAATCGAACTTCGCGGGCTCAGCGATCTCGACCTTGTCGAAGTCGGGGTGCGCCGGGTTCAGCAGATAGTTCCACTCTTCCGGCACCACCACGCTCGGCACCCGAAACACTGCGCTACCGGCGCCCTTGATCCATTTGTCTCCGATCGCTTGCGTGCTGCGGGGCGGCGGATTTTCGCGCCAGTCGGACGGAATCTCGCCCGGCTCCAGTTTCCTCAGGAGCCGCTCATCGAACTCTACGCGACGCAGCACATAGCGCTTCAGAACCCGCGGCGAGTCCAGGTGCACCAGCATCTCCAGTGCCGCCAGTGCCCGCGACCCGGCGGTATACACCACGGCCACGCCCGCCGAATTCCACCGCCCGCCATAGAGCCGCGCGCCTTCTCCGCTGAACGCCTGGGCCGTATGGCGCTCATGCACAATCCGCCACCCGGAAAGCTTCAAGAAAAGACCCCGTGCTCAAGCCGCCCTAGCAGGTTCTCCACCTCGCGGGCTCCAATCTCCGTCCGCGCATAATCGAGCGGGCTCTGCCCGGCCAGTGCCTGCTTCGGTTCCCGCAGCCACTGCCGCGCCTCGCTGCTCTCCCAGTCAAACAGTGCCAGGGCCTTCTCCAGCAGGCGGGCCACTCGCACTACCCGCTCGGATTCGTCCGGGCTCAGCCGCCCCGCCGTCTTGCGCCGGGCCAGCGTGCGCGCCGGAATGCCCAGATGAGTCGCCAAATCCGGAAGCGCCAGCCCCAACCCCAACGACAGCGACTCCATTGCCCTGAGGGGCAAGCCCTGCTCAATCTCGCGAATCAGCCGATTGGTGTCGGTTGACCCCGCTCCCATCATCGATTCGGTGATAAATCCGCGTGCCGCGATCGCTCTACTCATAAGGAGCATCCTATCGCAGATTCATGCCAAATGGCAAATATATTGCGCCATTTGGCAGAACTGGGCAGACAGCTCAGGCGATCACTTCGGCCTCGGTCGGAACCTGCTCGCCCAGGTACTTCGTCACTGCCGTTTCAAGGTTGAAGTGCATGCCTTCGCGCCCCAACGCCTCGCCCAACGATGATCGCTGCACCACGGAAAGAACCTCGGGGTTCATGCCCACGAGCCAAAGGCGAACGCCGCCCTCCCGCGATTTCCTCTCCGCCTCACCCAGCATCTTGAGTGCCGTGTACTCGAGGTCGAAGATGGCGCGCATATCGAGAGCGACGACCCGGGGCTGTACTTCCTCGATTTCGTGCCGGACTTTGTGCGCCAATTGCTCTGCGTTCGCGAAGAAGATTCGTCCTTCGGGCCGCAGGATCAGCAGCCCCGGGAAGCTCTCATCTTCGGGGTGTTCATCGCTGCGCGGCCGGAAGATGTTTGTCCCAGGCTTGCGGCCCAGCCGGTACACATGTGGATTCGCAACCTGGTAGGCGAGCCCAATAATCGACGCGATGATCGCCACGATGATGCCTTTCAGCGTCCCCACCAGCATTACGCCCGCAAAGGCAATCAGGGCCCAGATGAACTCCGTGCGGCGCACCGCCAGAATCTCCTTGAACTCCTTCGGCTTGATCATGCTGACCGTATAAACAATGACAACCGAGGCCAGCGTGGCATTCGGCATCATGGCGATCAGCGGAGCCAGCAGCAGCATCGTCACCAGCGTCATGGCCGCGGTCACAAGCTCAGCCATCTGGCTTCGCGCTCCGGCAAGCCGATTCACAGCGGTCTGACTCGTTCCGCCTCCACCCGGCATTGCTCCCAGCAGCGCCCCGCCAGCGTTGGCAAGTCCAGTCGCGAACAGTTCCCGGTTCGCCTGCGGCATCGGCTCGTCGTTCGCAGCAAAGGCGCGTCCTGCCGCAATAGTCTCGGTAAAGCTCATCAACGCTATCCCGAGTGCACCCGGCCATAGTTGGCTGGCCATATCAAGCGACGGAGCCGTGAACGACGGAAGCCCCTTAGGAATATTCCCCACCACGCTTACGCCGTGCGCGGTCAGATGCAGGAAATAAGCGCACGCGATCCCGCCCCCCACCGCAATCAACGGCGCTGGAATCTTGGGCGTGTAGTGTTCCATGGCGATCAGCAGCGCAATAGTGATTACAGCAACGCTCAGCGTGATGGGATTCGTCTCCGCCACGCTGCGGATCGTTGCCAGCACGTTGTGCAGAAACGTCCCCTTTTCGATGTGGGTGCCGAATAGCTTCGGAGCCTGGTCCAGGATGATCACCACGCCGATACCCGCCTTGAATCCGATCAGCACCGGCTCGGAAATAAAATTCGCCACAAAGCCCAGCCGCAAAAAGCACGCCGCGACGAGCATTGCGCCCACCAGCAGCGTCAGCGTCGCGGCGGCGCGTAAAAGCGCGGCCTGATCTCCGCCCGGCGCAACCGCGCTCAGCTCTGCGGCGGTCAGAATCGCGATTGTGGATGACGTGCTGACGCTGAGCACGCGCGAGGTCCCAAGAATCGCATAGATGATCATCGGCACAAACGCCGTGTAGAGGCCGACCTGCAGCGGCAGCCCCGCCACGCTCGTATAGGCCATCGATTTGGGAATGACTACCGCCGCCGCCGTGAGTCCCGCAATGACATCGGGCCGCAGCCAGTCACTGCGATAGGAGGTCAGCCACTCCGGCAGACCGAAGCGGCCGCCTTGCTTTGCATCTGAAGACATGCGCACTCCTCACCGGACTCACATCGTCCGCGCCGAAGCCAAAGGTCACAGGAATCCAATTTGGAGAGAATGTCTCCGGCGCGCGCCTCCATGAACTAGGAGAAATGCCAGTTCAGCAAGCCGTCGTGCGTGTCTCTCAGCAGCCGGTCAGTCCCCGAGGCGATGTCACAGAAGCTGCATCTTTTGCCAGATGCTATTCGGAGAGCCCGAGGATAGATTCCGCGCCATGAAGACCCACAGTCGCACCTTGGCTGTTTCCTTGCTCTGTGTTGCCTTCGCTTGCCCTTTCTTCCCCCACCTGGACGCTCAGGAGAAAGCATCAGGCAGACAGCAAATTACGCCTCCAACGGAGACAAAGCTCTGGACGGGCGACATCGACGAGTTGCTGAAGAAGCGGGTCATCCGCATCGGCGTTCCATACTCCAAAACCTTCTACTACACGGTCAAAGGCGTGCAGTACGGAACCGCGTACGAAACCGGGAAGGAACTGGAGAAATATCTCAACAAGAAATATCCCCAGCCCACCAAGAACCTCAAGATCCTGGTGGTCCTGTTCGTATTGCCGCGCGATCATGCGGCGGACATGCTGCAGAAAGGCAAGATCGATATCCTGGCCGGCGCAATTTCTGTCACCGATCAGCGCAAGATGCTCGCCGACTTCTGCGACCCCATCTACACCGGCATCAACGAAGTAGTGGTCACCGCTCCCGGCGGCCCGCAAATTACATCCGCCGACGACCTCTCAGGCAAGACCGTCTCTGTCCGCAAAATATCCAGCTACTGGGAACACCTCGAGGCTCTCAATCAGCGCTTCAAGACCGAGGGCAAACCAGAGGTGAAGCTGCAGGTCGTCCCCGACGATCTCGGTGACGAAGATCTGCTCGAGATGGTCAACTCCGGCCTGTTGCCCATGACGGTTGTGAGCGACTGGACCGCGAAACTCTGGAGCAAACTGCTACCCAAGATAGTGGTGACTGATACGGCCATCAGCACCGGCGGCACAGTCGCCTGGGCCATACGCAAGGACTCTCCCAAGCTGATGGCTGACCTCAATCAGTTCTTCACCACTCACAAAGAGGGAACCGCATTCGGCCGCGAACTCGTCTCGCGATACGTGACAAGCGGCTACATGCTCAAGCAGGCCGTCTCTCCCTCGGCCATGAAGAACTTCGAGGCCACCTCCGCGCAGTTCCAGAAGTACGCAGCCGAATACGGCACCGATTACATGCTCATGATGGCGAAGGGCTATCAGGAGTCAGGGTTGAATCAGAACGTGAAGAGCCCGGTGGGCGCCATCGGCATCATGCAGCTCATGCCCGCCACCGGCAAATCGATGCAGGTGGGCGACATCACTCAGCAGGACGCCAACATCCACGCCGGCATCAAGTATTTCCGCCAGACCGAAGAGAAGTACTTCGGCAACGAACCTATGGATGAGCTGAACAAGGTGCTCTTCACCATGGCCGCATATAACTGCGGGCCGAACCGTGTGAAGCAGCTGCGGCAGGAGGCTTCGGACAAAGGCCTCGATCCCAACATCTGGATCAACAATGTGGAAGTAATCGCCGCGGCTCGGGTCGGCAACGAGACGGTCAGCTACGTCTCGAACATCTACAAGTACTACATCGCCTACAAGCTGCTCGCCGAGCAGGAGGAGCAGCGCAAAAAGGCCCGCGAGTCAATTGCGGAAACTCCCGGGGGCTTTTAGCTGACGGCGATTTTGTACTGCTCGGCCTCTTCGTCGGTGGCCAGCACGTTATCGCCAAGGCCGCCAAAGCGCCGTTCGCGCCGCTGGAAGTCGGCAATCGCCTCCAGCAAGTGGATCCCGCGGAAGTCGGGCCACAGGCGATCCGTGACAAAGATCTCTGTATAGGCGATCTGCCACAGAAGGTAGTTGGAGATTCGCATCTCCCCC from the Occallatibacter riparius genome contains:
- a CDS encoding YXWGXW repeat-containing protein, whose product is MKSILRITFCAMLGLLLWRPAAAQLSISVSFAPPALPVYEQPACPGEGYMWVPGYWAYDSDIEDYYWVPGTWVMAPQRGLLWTPAWWGWDNDGYRFHDGYWANEVGYYGGIDYGYGYSGRGYEGGRWENDHFYYNRAVTNVNVTNVRNVYEDRTVIVNRTENRVSYNGGQGGVMMRATPQEERVMHERHFPPAQPQIQNRTMARSNPEFRASRNQGRPPIAATARPAEFRGRAVVPAKAAGAPYHPPANRAERGSGNEPNGANAANQRREQEQQRAAEQQKATQQQRAVQQRNQEQQRTAQQHNEQQRATQQRNQEQQRAAEQQRNKEQQQQRTAQQHNEQQRAVQQRNQEQQRNEEQQRAAEQRNQQQQRAAQQHQEQQKAQQQRQEQQRAAEQRKGEQQQQVQQRAAQQRTQEQQRAVQQQAQQREQQQRQEQQQQRATQQQAQQRAQEQRQAQQRNEEQQRVAQQRQQQQQQQQRQQQQAARQEMNAEKQQQAQQRQQQQKQQAEQRRSEQQNVTRQRQQEQPKPQPQQHPKERPPQQ
- a CDS encoding MBL fold metallo-hydrolase, with protein sequence MSYLVPARRESRRFLNPVPTEVGGLSVMFKIGPEFFLGSKARSPKHQLGPFKTDPRIFDELTRTGLRVTWFGHASSLVELDGIRILIDPVWEERASPTTWSGPKRFFAPTLPLEQLPPIDVVLISHDHYDHLGAGTMRTLANLPATRSARWIAPLGVGSILEEMGLDRARCRELDWMDTVHAGPIAITALPARHFSGRSLFNRMQTLWASFALIGPTRRVYYGADSGEWSGFEEIGARFGPFDLTMLEIGASNPLWAQIHMGPEGAVRSFRALGSSGLLMPIHWGLFDLALHHWRQPIEYMFAVENLKLWSPAPGQPAEVIKGDELRSNWWKPEASSP
- the purQ gene encoding phosphoribosylformylglycinamidine synthase subunit PurQ, translating into MKFGVTVFPGSNCDHDTYNVIESIAHKPVTFLWHDSPDLQGVDAILVPGGFAYGDYLRTGAIARFSPVMESVKKFAAKGGLVLGICNGFQILTEAGLLPGALMRNAGLKYICKQVHLRTETTNSAFTGTLQKGEVLQIPIGHMEGNYFCTPEELRRLEAEDRIAFRYATPEGEITPEANPNGSLGNIAGILNEGRNVLGMMPHPDRSSESLLGSADGWKIFESMVGALAAK
- a CDS encoding type II toxin-antitoxin system HicA family toxin, with product MKLPGDVSASRLIRVLEHLGYQVLRQRGSHIRLRHDGPPQHSVSVPNHDPLKKGTLHGIVSEVARARSMLLEDLIGQL
- a CDS encoding 2-phospho-L-lactate guanylyltransferase, which translates into the protein MEVIFEVREAEEGGYTARALGYAIFTEAETWDELRDNVREVTALHFEDEDVKPKIVQLHFIKDELVPLEAA
- a CDS encoding acyl-CoA thioesterase, whose product is MPVTSHVRVRYAETDQMGIVYYANYLVWFEIGRVELLRSLGLAYSQMEKDHKLILPVVESNCRYRSPARYDDEILIETRPELLRGAVLKFAYRILRKNADDKHAHLLAEGETTHVVCDENMQKQHLPHDYAAALRKLME
- the rseP gene encoding RIP metalloprotease RseP; translation: MQDLHTVVVAVFAFIVLIGIMVVVHEFGHFAVAKLCGVRVEAFSIGFGPRLFGIKRGDTDYKVCLLPLGGYVKMTGETPDQIQAGDAPDTSRPDYDPGSFTNHPRWQRMLIGVAGPVANFILAFVLMVFYYGFINEVPQHQVTTANIEWVAPDSSAAHAGFQTGDLITSFDGVKNPDWIQVDNQSQLNVNQTVPVTVDRNGTPINLSLQIPSLPKGEYAVDLSDAGIEPQVMKGPIQVQEVQPGTPAEKAGLKAGDQIVSVDGNPFHYVGTLLAYMKAYAGKTMALEVVRNGQHITLNATPEKQPDSNWRLGFAAVNPPMRRQPVPIRVAVAKSKSFCEYNSTLIVEVLGRLFTRKVAMSQLSGPVGIARMAGQAAETDIWFPKFYTAAAISINLGILNLMPFPILDGGLILLLLIESVLRHDISMAVKERIYQAAFVVLVVFFAFVIFNDVTKLPWFNHVHP